CCATTCAGCTTTGtcagaaatttagattctgattatattaaaaaaaaaattttttttagtatgaggcacatttcgtgatcccagagtttatcgttcgaaagtttttaggcgactgaCAAACACTCAAACATACTATGTCCGCTTTGTATATTAAGATATTCTTTCGCTTTCCAGACATTATCAATGACGCGGTGTTCGACGAGGATCACGATGAAATGGTGGTGGTGAAGGACATCGAGATGTTCTCCATGTGCGAGCACCATTTGGTACCATTCTACGGGAAGGTCTCGATCGGCTACTTGCCCTGCAAGAAGATCCTGGGCCTCAGCAAATTGGCCAGGTAATAGAGAGTTTACTTTGTTAAAAGCAATGCCAGCTGGGGGCTGAAACTCCGGGCGGCGGTACAATTAAACCCTCCAGAGTCGGACGAGAATCGTCCGTGGATTAAGACGGGCAATACACCCTCGCAGAAGAGATGGGAATTAATTGGGCTCGTCTGTTACCTCGCGCTTAATCGAGCTGTCATCGTTCACGCTCCTTTGTCGCGCGCGGCCAATGCTGCCTAGCACTTAACAGCGATATCATTCAGTTGAATCGTTGAATACACCCACGCCACCATTCCGGGCTGTATCGATTCTTTCGATCCTCGAGAACACGATGAAACGTAAATGGAAAGATAGCGCGCCTGTGCGATACAATAGCTCAGATTCTCATGCAACgaatctttttctcttttccttaACCGAGTTACTTCGGCTAGAATGACCTTTCCTGAAGTGGCCGTGAGCCGAGTGCAGTCCCGCGGGGCATGCTGATATGCCGGGTTTCACAACATCCAGATAACAAATTGCATCGGCCGGTAGTCACGGCCTTGATCAAAGGAATATTAAAACGGGGAGGAAAAGAATACCGCGGTGTCCGATCGTAGGCACGCCGATCACTTTCACGCGGACGCCAGGCGATCGACCGGGCGTCCGCTTACACGTTAAGCATCGCCCGCGGTGATCCAAAAACGGCGATCTCGTCGCGAACTTAACATCAGCCTTCAAACGGCCAAACTGCCTCGTAGATTCTCAAACATTCGATTCCTCCTCGACTCCTTGCGCCCCTCTCGCGGTCGAGCTGATTCACCAAACACGTGTGATCCTTTACAGAATCGTGGAGATCTTCAGCCGGCGCCTTCAGGTCCAGGAACGTCTGACCAAGCAGATCGCGGTGGCGGTTACCAAAGCCGTGCAGCCGGCCGGGGTGGCTGTGGTCGTCGAGGGAGTGTAAGTATCTTTCTGCTCGCGGACGACTGACCCCGACGATTTCCCAAAGACGTTACGGCGTTGGGAAAGGATTTGAAATCGTATATCAGGCGTCGCGGTTCCGCACCTCCCGCGGTTTCGTTTCAACGCGCTCGGGGGCTTGAGCAATAGTTTTCGCAAGGACTAATCGCACGTAAGAGCGCGACCTTGTGCTAATAAGGTGCTATCTCTCGCTGAAGAATTGTTAGCGCATTCTCTTGCCGGGGAATGCAACGTTCCCGAGTTACACGCGTGCCTGGTAATTGTAATTCCATCGCGCGACATAAACGAATCGATCGGCGATATCGCGGAAGGGCACGTGAGGCCTCGTATCCACGGCAAGCCGGGATTACCGTCGATCGGATcggtattaatattaatccGTCCGTCAATGGTAATTCCACTGATCGTCGCCTATAACCGTCTTACCCAACTCGTAGGCGATATAACGAGTGAAACTGGTTCGACGAGGAGGGCAAAAAAAGGGGGGCGTTGTTACATCGTAACGAAGGCCTTCGGAATCCTCAATGATGCTTCAACAAACGCGCAAGAATGGGAGACCGATAATTAGATCAATAATCGTGGCATGTTCTCAATGCTAATCACtctgctcctttttttttgcatGCATTACCACTTATTAACAGGAGCAACCTCTACTTAATTGTACGTGAGCGAACGTCGTAGCGCGTACTAATTACAATAATCTTCGACTCTCGCGTATCAGATAACTGTACCCTAGACAGCGTGGatcataaaaatattcaatgagcATGAAGTTAATTGGGTAATGTCCTAATCACTCTTGAGATACTCAGTTCttttagaaaaaaaagcctCTCCGAAGTCATGCGATGCGGTCGAGCCGCCATGCCCCACTCTCGCGTTATCATTTTCCCATCCATAAACATCGGTTACGTCTGCGTTTGAGTATGCGTAAAGAGTTTAACGCGGAGACCAAGGGAGAACGGCGAGACATCGTTGGAAGCGATGGAGAAGATAAGAAATGAGGATTCACTTGGATTGCTTGAAAATGTCATGATTACTCACCACAAAATCGAATATCTCAAGAACGTCCTAGGATATGCGTAATTATATTCGTAAAACACGTATATCGACGCGTAGCGAATCGATTGCTCCAGATAACGGTGACCGATTAATTATTCAACGTGCGGCAGCGTTGGTGGAATATAGACAGCGAAAGAAAAATGATATATCTGTGTTGCAGGCATATGTGCATGGTGATGAGAGGAGTGCAGAAGATAAACAGCAAGACGGTGACGTCGACGATGCTGGGCGTATTTCGAGACGATCCAAAGACTCGCGAGGAATTCCTGAATCTGGTCCACAACAAGTAAACT
This portion of the Andrena cerasifolii isolate SP2316 chromosome 9, iyAndCera1_principal, whole genome shotgun sequence genome encodes:
- the LOC143373130 gene encoding GTP cyclohydrolase 1-like isoform X2, translating into MNGVNNQCGKIKDSSIYDGEDNRTNMVIRKPVPLRTVSWSDSVEETNLDVPGTPRTPRTSTTPGHEKCTFHHDLELDHRPPTREALLPEMSRSYRLLLGSLGEDPDRQGLLKTPERAAKAMLFFTKGYDQCIDDIINDAVFDEDHDEMVVVKDIEMFSMCEHHLVPFYGKVSIGYLPCKKILGLSKLARIVEIFSRRLQVQERLTKQIAVAVTKAVQPAGVAVVVEGVHMCMVMRGVQKINSKTVTSTMLGVFRDDPKTREEFLNLVHNK
- the LOC143373130 gene encoding GTP cyclohydrolase 1-like isoform X1, with the translated sequence MNGVNNQCGKIKDSSIYDGEDNRTNMVIRKPVPLRTVSWSDSVEETNLDVPGTPRTPRTSTTPGIPRHEKCTFHHDLELDHRPPTREALLPEMSRSYRLLLGSLGEDPDRQGLLKTPERAAKAMLFFTKGYDQCIDDIINDAVFDEDHDEMVVVKDIEMFSMCEHHLVPFYGKVSIGYLPCKKILGLSKLARIVEIFSRRLQVQERLTKQIAVAVTKAVQPAGVAVVVEGVHMCMVMRGVQKINSKTVTSTMLGVFRDDPKTREEFLNLVHNK